The Lycium barbarum isolate Lr01 chromosome 12, ASM1917538v2, whole genome shotgun sequence genome includes a region encoding these proteins:
- the LOC132624353 gene encoding uncharacterized protein LOC132624353 yields the protein MEIGGSLMRIFKWSRDFDPNEETSLAPVWVLLPGLKFHLFKWEYLRQILTPIGIPLKEDSATTEDDGVGKKGYEQKLEYEGVPAFCKSCRMQGHEITKCKVEARKKDQKELKKEPQKEGNKRDRQNNKQANKNKNKQTQNHNNYDANQNTKEDNNKNKTNKKSKTNVKQIPTNNFMTQLVWAKQRLKQTPEEKNRKGSKKDNDKDTKEKIIVGKAVNIDTSNNDTKRKDDAKVNQDKDRKRYNQHEDQHSKSGPDLQKDTSAMSGQLFVDLGPVEIPGEHSSKNRHGPNLEQGYSSNNTIMQEGEEDSSEDELENPEYKDEEEDREEGSSDEEVAECLIKTFAPKKQDEEDPVTQEITKVVSRQGLSPRGQRKIKKKQKRKGSEQPSLSLQF from the exons ATGGAAATAGGAGGATCTCTTATGAGAATATTCAAATGGTCACGGGATTTTGACCCAAATGAAGAGACTTCTCTTGCTCCTGTTTGGGTTCTGCTACCAGGATTGAAATTCCATCTCTTCAAATGGGAATACTTGAGGCAAATACTCACCCCAATTGGAATACCTCTGAAGGAGGATTCTGCCACAACAG AGGATGATGGGGTTGGAAAAAAAGGATATGAGCAGAAATTGGAGTATGAAGGGGTTCCTGCATTTTGTAAATCTTGTAGAATGCAGGGGCATGAAATTACCAAATGCAAAGTGGAAGCCAGAAAGAAGGATCAAAAAGAGTTAAAGAAAGAACCACAAAAAGAAGGCAACAAAAGGGATCGTCAGAACAACAAGCAGGCTAACAAAAACAAGAATAAGCAG ACTCAAAATCACAACAACTATGATGCAAATCAGAATACAAAAGAGGACAACAACAAGAATAAAACCAACAAGAAGTCCAAGACCAATGTCAAGCAGATACCTACCAATAACTTCATGACACAGTTGGTATGGGCTAAACAAAGATTGAAGCAAACTCCTGAGGAGAAGAACAGAAAAGGCAGCAAGAAGGACAATGACAAAGACACTAAGGAAAAAATTATTGTTGGCAAGGCTGTAAACATAGACaccagcaataatgacaccaagagaAAAGATGATGCAAAGGTAAATCAGGACAAAGACAGGAAAAGATACAATCAACATGAGGACCAACACAGTAAATCAGGCCCTGATTTACAAAAGGATACATCAGCTATGAGTGGACAACTGTTTGTAGACCTGGGTCCTGTGGAGATTCCAGGGGAACACAGCTCCAAAAACAGACATGGGCCAAACTTAGAACAAGGGTACAGCAGCAACAACACTATCATGCAAGAAGGGGAGGAAGACTCTTCTGAGGATGAACTAGAAAATCCTGAATACAAAGATGAAGAAGAGGACAGGGAAGAAGGATCCTCAGATGAAGAGGTGGCAGAGTGTCTTATCAAGACATTTGCTCCCAAAAAACAAGATGAAGAAGATCCTGTTACTCAAGAGATCACTAAAGTTGTCTCTAGACAAGGCCTTTCACCAAGAGGgcaaaggaaaataaaaaagaagcaaAAAAGGAAGGGGTCTGAACAGCCTTCCTTAAGCTTACAATTTTAA